Proteins from one Puniceicoccus vermicola genomic window:
- a CDS encoding DMT family transporter — protein sequence MEKSSDQPSWVTRVPLPLWVLVCAVLWGSAFPMIKLAFAHWAERGVEIDFGLRSLFAGARFFLAGGALLLLANRPGAEWRATPKRWIAAMAATQTVGQYVCFYLGLALAGGALASLLVSSGSFWWMLLAPWILKTARPTTRHWAVLAVGAVGLTLAVYSPGDAGSHPRIGAGLILAANAFGALGLISFQFVGKTMGSRAGTGWSLFLGGVVLVFLGMQAWPQALHLFDGTILAITVWLAFVSASAFALWNWLSTLFPVHLLATYRFMVPLCGMVESLLLIEGERITPLMGVGAILVVGAMIVAQREKARGRFRAG from the coding sequence CTTGGTTTGTGCGGTTCTGTGGGGATCGGCATTTCCGATGATCAAGTTGGCTTTTGCTCACTGGGCCGAGCGGGGGGTGGAGATTGATTTCGGGCTTCGCTCGCTCTTTGCCGGAGCGCGGTTTTTCTTGGCGGGTGGGGCGCTTTTGCTCTTGGCCAATCGTCCCGGTGCGGAATGGCGGGCGACTCCCAAGCGCTGGATTGCGGCTATGGCGGCGACGCAGACCGTTGGGCAATACGTTTGTTTCTACCTGGGGCTGGCTTTGGCCGGAGGAGCGCTGGCATCGCTCCTGGTTTCTTCGGGGAGCTTTTGGTGGATGCTGCTGGCTCCGTGGATTCTGAAAACCGCTCGGCCGACGACTCGGCATTGGGCAGTGCTCGCCGTGGGAGCGGTGGGGTTGACCTTGGCCGTCTATTCTCCCGGAGATGCCGGAAGTCATCCGCGGATCGGAGCCGGTTTGATTCTCGCCGCCAATGCTTTCGGGGCCTTGGGGTTGATCAGTTTCCAGTTTGTTGGGAAGACCATGGGTTCGCGGGCCGGGACGGGCTGGTCGCTCTTTCTCGGGGGAGTCGTCTTGGTCTTCCTGGGAATGCAGGCTTGGCCGCAGGCGCTCCATCTTTTCGACGGCACCATCCTCGCCATCACGGTCTGGCTCGCTTTTGTCTCGGCCTCGGCTTTCGCTCTCTGGAACTGGCTCTCGACGCTCTTCCCGGTGCACCTGCTGGCGACCTACCGCTTCATGGTCCCGCTTTGTGGGATGGTGGAATCACTCCTACTGATTGAGGGTGAACGGATCACCCCGTTGATGGGGGTTGGTGCTATTCTGGTCGTCGGAGCTATGATAGTCGCCCAGCGGGAAAAAGCGCGAGGCCGATTCCGAGCTGGTTAG